In Phyllostomus discolor isolate MPI-MPIP mPhyDis1 chromosome 3, mPhyDis1.pri.v3, whole genome shotgun sequence, a single genomic region encodes these proteins:
- the LOC114508036 gene encoding mesothelin isoform X3 — protein sequence MALQSSGPTLGSFRTPTRGSLLLLLLSLRWALPSTAKTADTGQGVTTSWLQRTSWAQQPERAVVLPRALQGTEKKACPSGKEVHMVDEDLVFYEEWELEACVSGALLAEQMNLVNALPFTNEQLAILKHKLDQLYPQGYPESLIQNLSYFFLEVTPEDIHKWNVTSLETVKSLLKVSKGRKMDPQVAALIARYVMGGGQLDKVTLDMLASFHPTYLCSLSPEQLGLVQDDVLRGVRPQDLDACHPLQMDVLYHKAHIAFRNMSGSMYFARIKPFLGGASTEDLQALIPQNISMDMATFKRLRKEALLPLTIAEVQKLLGPNLEGLKAEEGNSPVRDWILRQQQNDLDSLGLGLHGGIPNGYMVLDLSFREALSGGSHLVGPGYAFIMIPALLLALNLN from the exons ATGGCCTTGCAGAGTTCTGGACCCACTCTGGGGTCCTTCAGAACCCCCACCCGAGGCAGCCTCCTGCTTCTGCTTCTCAGCCTCA GGTGGGCACTACCTTCCACGGCGAAGACTGCAGACACAGGACAG GGTGTCACGACCTCATGGCTGCAACGCACCTCCTGGGCTCAGCAGCCTGAGCGAGCCGTCGTCCTCCCAAGGGCTCTGCAGGGCACAGAGA AGAAGGCCTGCCCCTCAGGGAAGGAGGTCCACATGGTGGATGAAGACCTTGTCTTCTATGAGGAGTGGGAGCTGGAGGCCTGTGTGAGCGGGGCCCTGCTGGCCGAGCAAATGAACCTGGTGAACGCACTTCCCTTTACCAACGAGCAGCTTGCCATTTTAAAGCACAAACTGGACCAG CTCTACCCACAGGGGTACCCTGAGTCCCTGATCCAGAACCTGAGTTACTTCTTCCTTGAGGTCACCCCCGAGGACATCCACAAATGGAATGTGACATCCCTGGAGACAGTGAAATCTCTGCTCAAAGTCAGCAAAGGGCGGAAAATGGATCCTCAG GTGGCTGCCCTGATTGCCCGCTATGTGATGGGAGGGGGCCAGCTGGACAAGGTCACCCTGGACATGCTGGCCAGCTTTCATCCCACCTACCTCTGCTCCCTCAGTCCTGAGCAGCTGGGCCTCGTGCAAGACGATGTTCT CAGGGGGGTCAGGCCCCAGGACCTGGATGCGTGCCACCCACTGCAGATGGACGTCCTCTATCACAAGGCCCACATCGCTTTCCGGAACATGAGCGGGTCCATGTACTTTGCGAGAATCAAGCCCTTCCTGG GTGGGGCCTCCACGGAGGACTTGCAGGCTCTCATTCCGCAAAACATCAGCATGGACATGGCCACATTCAAGAGGTTAAGGAAAGAGGCCTTACTG CCACTGACCATTGCTGAGGTGCAAAAACTTCTGGGTCCAAACCTGGAGGGCCtgaaggcagaggagggaaatagCCCCGTGCGGGACTGGATCTTGCGACAACAGCAGAATGACCTGgacagcctggggctggggcttcaTGGCGGCATCCCCAACGGCTATATGGTCCTAGACCTCAGCTTTCGAG AGGCCCTCTCAGGGGGATCCCACCTCGTTGGACCTGGATATGCGTTCATTAtgatcccagctctgctcctggctTTGAACCTGAACTGA
- the LOC114508036 gene encoding mesothelin isoform X1 — MALQSSGPTLGSFRTPTRGSLLLLLLSLRWALPSTAKTADTGQGVTTSWLQRTSWAQQPERAVVLPRALQGTEKKACPSGKEVHMVDEDLVFYEEWELEACVSGALLAEQMNLVNALPFTNEQLAILKHKLDQLYPQGYPESLIQNLSYFFLEVTPEDIHKWNVTSLETVKSLLKVSKGRKMDPQVITRWEGSAEGEAVQALGDASLPAPRHLTGLLPQVAALIARYVMGGGQLDKVTLDMLASFHPTYLCSLSPEQLGLVQDDVLRGVRPQDLDACHPLQMDVLYHKAHIAFRNMSGSMYFARIKPFLGGASTEDLQALIPQNISMDMATFKRLRKEALLPLTIAEVQKLLGPNLEGLKAEEGNSPVRDWILRQQQNDLDSLGLGLHGGIPNGYMVLDLSFREALSGGSHLVGPGYAFIMIPALLLALNLN, encoded by the exons ATGGCCTTGCAGAGTTCTGGACCCACTCTGGGGTCCTTCAGAACCCCCACCCGAGGCAGCCTCCTGCTTCTGCTTCTCAGCCTCA GGTGGGCACTACCTTCCACGGCGAAGACTGCAGACACAGGACAG GGTGTCACGACCTCATGGCTGCAACGCACCTCCTGGGCTCAGCAGCCTGAGCGAGCCGTCGTCCTCCCAAGGGCTCTGCAGGGCACAGAGA AGAAGGCCTGCCCCTCAGGGAAGGAGGTCCACATGGTGGATGAAGACCTTGTCTTCTATGAGGAGTGGGAGCTGGAGGCCTGTGTGAGCGGGGCCCTGCTGGCCGAGCAAATGAACCTGGTGAACGCACTTCCCTTTACCAACGAGCAGCTTGCCATTTTAAAGCACAAACTGGACCAG CTCTACCCACAGGGGTACCCTGAGTCCCTGATCCAGAACCTGAGTTACTTCTTCCTTGAGGTCACCCCCGAGGACATCCACAAATGGAATGTGACATCCCTGGAGACAGTGAAATCTCTGCTCAAAGTCAGCAAAGGGCGGAAAATGGATCCTCAGGTGATCACCCGTTGGGAGGGGAGCGCAGAGGGTGAGGCTGTGCAGGCCTTGGGGGATGCTTCTCTCCCCGCCCCAAGGCACCTCACTGGGCTCCTCCCACAGGTGGCTGCCCTGATTGCCCGCTATGTGATGGGAGGGGGCCAGCTGGACAAGGTCACCCTGGACATGCTGGCCAGCTTTCATCCCACCTACCTCTGCTCCCTCAGTCCTGAGCAGCTGGGCCTCGTGCAAGACGATGTTCTTCG GGGGGTCAGGCCCCAGGACCTGGATGCGTGCCACCCACTGCAGATGGACGTCCTCTATCACAAGGCCCACATCGCTTTCCGGAACATGAGCGGGTCCATGTACTTTGCGAGAATCAAGCCCTTCCTGG GTGGGGCCTCCACGGAGGACTTGCAGGCTCTCATTCCGCAAAACATCAGCATGGACATGGCCACATTCAAGAGGTTAAGGAAAGAGGCCTTACTG CCACTGACCATTGCTGAGGTGCAAAAACTTCTGGGTCCAAACCTGGAGGGCCtgaaggcagaggagggaaatagCCCCGTGCGGGACTGGATCTTGCGACAACAGCAGAATGACCTGgacagcctggggctggggcttcaTGGCGGCATCCCCAACGGCTATATGGTCCTAGACCTCAGCTTTCGAG AGGCCCTCTCAGGGGGATCCCACCTCGTTGGACCTGGATATGCGTTCATTAtgatcccagctctgctcctggctTTGAACCTGAACTGA
- the LOC114508036 gene encoding mesothelin isoform X2, with protein MALQSSGPTLGSFRTPTRGSLLLLLLSLRWALPSTAKTADTGQGVTTSWLQRTSWAQQPERAVVLPRALQGTEKKACPSGKEVHMVDEDLVFYEEWELEACVSGALLAEQMNLVNALPFTNEQLAILKHKLDQLYPQGYPESLIQNLSYFFLEVTPEDIHKWNVTSLETVKSLLKVSKGRKMDPQVAALIARYVMGGGQLDKVTLDMLASFHPTYLCSLSPEQLGLVQDDVLRGVRPQDLDACHPLQMDVLYHKAHIAFRNMSGSMYFARIKPFLGGASTEDLQALIPQNISMDMATFKRLRKEALLPLTIAEVQKLLGPNLEGLKAEEGNSPVRDWILRQQQNDLDSLGLGLHGGIPNGYMVLDLSFREALSGGSHLVGPGYAFIMIPALLLALNLN; from the exons ATGGCCTTGCAGAGTTCTGGACCCACTCTGGGGTCCTTCAGAACCCCCACCCGAGGCAGCCTCCTGCTTCTGCTTCTCAGCCTCA GGTGGGCACTACCTTCCACGGCGAAGACTGCAGACACAGGACAG GGTGTCACGACCTCATGGCTGCAACGCACCTCCTGGGCTCAGCAGCCTGAGCGAGCCGTCGTCCTCCCAAGGGCTCTGCAGGGCACAGAGA AGAAGGCCTGCCCCTCAGGGAAGGAGGTCCACATGGTGGATGAAGACCTTGTCTTCTATGAGGAGTGGGAGCTGGAGGCCTGTGTGAGCGGGGCCCTGCTGGCCGAGCAAATGAACCTGGTGAACGCACTTCCCTTTACCAACGAGCAGCTTGCCATTTTAAAGCACAAACTGGACCAG CTCTACCCACAGGGGTACCCTGAGTCCCTGATCCAGAACCTGAGTTACTTCTTCCTTGAGGTCACCCCCGAGGACATCCACAAATGGAATGTGACATCCCTGGAGACAGTGAAATCTCTGCTCAAAGTCAGCAAAGGGCGGAAAATGGATCCTCAG GTGGCTGCCCTGATTGCCCGCTATGTGATGGGAGGGGGCCAGCTGGACAAGGTCACCCTGGACATGCTGGCCAGCTTTCATCCCACCTACCTCTGCTCCCTCAGTCCTGAGCAGCTGGGCCTCGTGCAAGACGATGTTCTTCG GGGGGTCAGGCCCCAGGACCTGGATGCGTGCCACCCACTGCAGATGGACGTCCTCTATCACAAGGCCCACATCGCTTTCCGGAACATGAGCGGGTCCATGTACTTTGCGAGAATCAAGCCCTTCCTGG GTGGGGCCTCCACGGAGGACTTGCAGGCTCTCATTCCGCAAAACATCAGCATGGACATGGCCACATTCAAGAGGTTAAGGAAAGAGGCCTTACTG CCACTGACCATTGCTGAGGTGCAAAAACTTCTGGGTCCAAACCTGGAGGGCCtgaaggcagaggagggaaatagCCCCGTGCGGGACTGGATCTTGCGACAACAGCAGAATGACCTGgacagcctggggctggggcttcaTGGCGGCATCCCCAACGGCTATATGGTCCTAGACCTCAGCTTTCGAG AGGCCCTCTCAGGGGGATCCCACCTCGTTGGACCTGGATATGCGTTCATTAtgatcccagctctgctcctggctTTGAACCTGAACTGA